The Trichomycterus rosablanca isolate fTriRos1 chromosome 22, fTriRos1.hap1, whole genome shotgun sequence genome has a window encoding:
- the cldni gene encoding claudin i translates to MGSAGIQIVCVGLSILGLIAAIVTCVLPSWKVSSFTGQNIITAQVQQEGLWMECVTQSTGQQQCKAYESLLILPSDLQAARAMTIICCMVTVLALLALFAGADFTTCIDNEEAKPKVCLVAGIGLIIGGLLLIVPVSWSASNTVSNFNNQFVNPTQRRELGPCIFIGWAGGVLLLLAGGLLCCFSRPRSGGSGGTAKYYSNSASAPAKNYV, encoded by the exons ATGGGATCGGCAGGAATTCAGATCGTATGTGTGGGTCTGTCCATTTTGGGGCTGATCGCTGCCATTGTGACCTGTGTACTACCCAGCTGGAAGGTTTCCTCCTTCACAGGGCAGAACATCATCACAGCCCAG GTGCAACAGGAAGGCCTTTGGATGGAGTGTGTAACCCAGAGCACAGGTCAGCAGCAGTGCAAGGCTTACGAGTCTCTGCTGATCCTGCCCTCGGACCTGCAGGCAGCTCGTGCAATGACCATCATCTGCTGCATGGTCACGGTGCTGGCCCTGTTGGCTCTGTTTGCTGGTGCTGATTTTACCACGTGCATTGACAACGAAGAAGCCAAACCTAAGGTGTGCTTGGTGGCGGGCATCGGCCTGATCATCGGAGGCCTGCTGCTCATCGTCCCCGTCAGCTGGTCGGCCAGCAATACCGTGAGCAACTTCAACAACCAGTTTGTAAACCCAACACAACGCAGAGAGCTTGGCCCGTGCATCTTCATCGGCTGGGCCGGAGGAGTGCTCCTGCTGCTGGCCGGAGGACTGCTCTGCTGCTTCAGCCGCCCCAGATCTGGTGGATCCGGAGGCACCGCCAAGTACTACAGCAACAGCGCCTCCGCACCAGCTAAAAACTACGTCTAG
- the ppp1caa gene encoding protein phosphatase 1, catalytic subunit, alpha isozyme a → MAEPDKLNIDSIIQRLLEVKGSRPGKNVQLTENEIRGLCLKSREIFLSQPILLELEAPLKICGDVHGQYYDLLRLFEYGGFPPESNYLFLGDYVDRGKQSLETICLLLAYKVKYPENFFLLRGNHECASINRIYGFYDECKRRYNIKLWKTFTDCFNCLPVAAIVDEKIFCCHGGLSPDLQSMEQVRRVMRPTDVPDQGLLCDLLWADPDKDVLGWGENDRGVSFTFGADVVAKFLHKHDMDLICRAHQVVEDGYEFFAKRQLVTLFSAPNYCGEFDNAGAMMSVDETLMCSFQILKPADKKLYQYGGGGVGSGRPVTPPRNSAKGGKAKK, encoded by the exons ATGGCTGAACCGGACAAACTAAACATCGACTCCATAATACAGCGGCTTCTGGAAG TTAAGGGCTCCCGGCCAGGCAAGAACGTCCAGCTGACCGAGAACGAGATCCGCGGCCTCTGCCTCAAATCCCGCGAAATCTTCCTCAGCCAGCCCATCCTGCTGGAGCTGGAGGCGCCGCTTAAAATCTGCG GTGACGTCCACGGTCAGTATTACGACCTGCTGCGGCTCTTCGAGTACGGAGGTTTTCCTCCCgagagtaactacctgttcctGGGCGACTACGTGGACCGAGGGAAGCAGTCACTGGAGACCATCTGCCTCCTGCTGGCCTACAAGGTCAAATACCCCGAGAATTTCTTCCTGCTGCGCGGCAACCACGAGTGCGCGTCCATCAACCGCATCTACGGCTTTTACGACGAGT GTAAGAGACGGTATAACATTAAGCTGTGGAAGACCTTCACGGACTGCTTCAACTGCTTACCCGTGGCTGCCATCGTAGACGAGAAAATCTTCTGTTGCCATGGAG GCCTCTCTCCAGACCTGCAGTCTATGGAGCAGGTACGGCGAGTGATGCGCCCCACGGACGTCCCCGATCAGGGTCTGCTGTGCGACCTGCTGTGGGCCGATCCCGACAAAGACGTGCTCGGCTGGGGGGAGAACGACCGCGGCGTCTCCTTCACCTTCGGCGCCGACGTGGTGGCCAAATTTCTACACAAACACGACATGGACCTCATATGCAGGGCACATCAG GTGGTGGAGGACGGTTACGAGTTCTTTGCTAAAAGGCAGCTGGTCACTCTGTTCTCTGCTCCGAACTACTGCGGAGAGTTCGATAACGCCGGGGCCATGATGAGTGTCGACGAAACGCTCATGTGCTCATTCCAG ATCCTCAAACCTGCCGACAAGAAGCTGTACCAGTACGGAGGAGGAGGAGTGGGCTCGGGCCGTCCGGTCACCCCGCCACGCAACTCCGCCAAGGGCGGGAAAGCCAAGAAATAG